The Tepidibacter aestuarii genome contains a region encoding:
- a CDS encoding L-cysteine desulfidase family protein — MKKMLIALLKAEVKPALGCTEPVAVALACAKAKELLGEEIVKCNIFVSPDVYKNGMCVGIPGTTRLGLKIAAAMGLNGGDSELGLRVLEKLGEKEVEISEKFMDQNMVKISPIETKENIYIEVNLKGKENTSQTIIMTKHDKFVHLQKNDCILLNREISLDVEYARIDSPIAKLTIKELIQEIEKMNESDLDFLLEGIDMNIDMANVAMDDKVGIGVGYGIKRAIEDKILSDDLMNKAMMLTAAASDARMMGVNKPVMSSNGSGNHGLTAILPIAAYNKIYPQTKEKLSKALAISHLVTAYIKNYTGRLSAVCGCGVAASTGSAAAITWLMDGTYDQIDGAIDNMIANLTGMICDGAKAGCALKLASAASAAVQSAVIAKYNCVVPALSGIVGNKVEESIRNLGKVSSQGMAITNEIIIKVMDDMNNNSSRR; from the coding sequence ATGAAAAAAATGCTTATAGCTCTGTTAAAAGCAGAAGTAAAGCCAGCTTTAGGATGTACAGAGCCAGTTGCAGTAGCACTAGCTTGTGCCAAAGCTAAGGAACTATTAGGAGAAGAAATAGTTAAATGTAATATATTTGTAAGCCCTGATGTATATAAAAATGGTATGTGCGTTGGAATACCTGGAACAACAAGATTAGGTCTTAAAATAGCAGCTGCTATGGGGCTTAATGGAGGAGATTCTGAACTTGGTCTTAGAGTATTAGAAAAATTAGGAGAAAAAGAAGTTGAAATATCAGAAAAATTCATGGATCAAAATATGGTTAAAATATCTCCTATAGAAACTAAGGAAAATATTTACATAGAAGTTAATCTAAAAGGAAAAGAAAATACATCACAGACTATAATAATGACTAAACATGATAAATTTGTTCATCTTCAAAAAAATGATTGTATACTATTAAATAGAGAAATAAGCTTAGATGTAGAATATGCACGCATTGATAGTCCAATAGCTAAGCTTACAATCAAAGAATTAATTCAAGAAATAGAAAAAATGAATGAATCAGATTTAGACTTCTTATTAGAAGGTATAGATATGAACATAGATATGGCAAACGTTGCTATGGATGATAAGGTAGGTATTGGTGTAGGATATGGAATTAAAAGAGCTATAGAAGACAAAATTCTTTCAGATGACCTTATGAACAAGGCAATGATGTTAACAGCGGCAGCTTCTGATGCTAGAATGATGGGAGTTAATAAGCCTGTTATGAGTTCTAATGGAAGTGGAAATCATGGACTTACAGCTATACTTCCAATAGCTGCTTATAATAAAATATATCCTCAAACAAAAGAAAAATTATCAAAAGCATTAGCTATAAGTCATTTGGTTACAGCTTATATAAAGAATTATACAGGAAGATTATCTGCGGTTTGTGGATGTGGAGTAGCAGCATCGACAGGTTCAGCAGCAGCTATAACTTGGCTTATGGATGGAACTTATGATCAAATAGATGGAGCAATTGACAATATGATTGCAAACTTAACTGGTATGATATGTGATGGTGCAAAGGCTGGATGTGCTCTGAAGCTTGCGTCAGCTGCATCTGCGGCTGTTCAAAGTGCTGTAATAGCAAAATACAACTGTGTAGTACCAGCACTTAGCGGAATCGTAGGAAATAAAGTTGAAGAAAGTATAAGAAATTTAGGAAAAGTTAGTTCGCAGGGGATGGCAATAACAAATGAGATTATAATAAAAGTTATGGACGATATGAATAACAACTCCTCTAGGAGGTGA
- a CDS encoding magnesium transporter CorA family protein: MHIYNITKNIVYDNLQNIDLHSKDFKYFVICTSDEIISFQNIFNFDDETIQECLNIDENIRFEIFDNYDFISLNYFDVVNETIELEEVNLYIGHNYIILVGLNKTKIINEIENYINNRIQTIKNTEDILNKIYFWIFDYILKKLFYSLQELEDIIQELEHEIIINTHKDHFLQINKIREQLNKTLKHIRPLLYIGDQFLVNENKFISKNNLRFFKSIDTRINKLLDFTCYLKDIADKLIYLYDSSISTKTNDIATKLTIIAVFFAPLTVITGLYGMNFRYMPELNWVYGYPVILISMFLIIIVLYIIFKRKKWI, from the coding sequence ATGCATATTTACAATATAACAAAAAATATAGTTTATGATAATTTACAAAACATCGACTTGCATAGTAAAGACTTCAAATATTTTGTTATTTGTACATCTGATGAAATAATAAGCTTTCAAAATATCTTCAATTTCGATGATGAAACGATTCAAGAATGCCTCAATATTGATGAAAATATAAGATTTGAGATTTTTGATAATTATGATTTTATCAGTTTAAATTATTTTGATGTAGTAAATGAAACAATAGAATTAGAAGAAGTTAATTTATATATAGGACATAATTATATTATTTTAGTGGGACTAAATAAAACTAAAATAATAAATGAAATAGAAAATTATATAAATAATAGAATCCAAACAATAAAAAATACTGAAGATATACTAAATAAAATATATTTTTGGATATTTGATTATATCCTAAAAAAACTGTTTTACTCTTTACAAGAACTTGAAGATATTATCCAAGAATTAGAACATGAAATTATAATCAATACGCACAAAGATCACTTTTTGCAAATTAATAAAATAAGAGAGCAGCTAAATAAAACACTTAAACATATCCGCCCTCTTCTTTATATTGGAGATCAATTTTTAGTTAATGAAAATAAATTTATTTCAAAAAATAATTTAAGATTTTTTAAAAGTATAGACACACGTATAAATAAGCTACTAGATTTTACATGTTATTTAAAAGATATAGCTGACAAACTAATTTATTTATATGATTCCAGTATATCTACAAAAACTAATGATATCGCTACAAAATTAACTATTATAGCTGTGTTTTTTGCCCCACTTACAGTAATAACAGGACTATATGGTATGAATTTCAGATATATGCCTGAGCTCAATTGGGTTTATGGATATCCTGTGATATTAATTTCTATGTTTTTAATAATCATAGTCCTTTATATTATATTTAAAAGAAAAAAGTGGATTTAA
- a CDS encoding sugar-binding transcriptional regulator, protein MTNNSNRELIKVSYYYYKKGLTQAEIAKKMLISRQKVNRLLKKALNENIVQIQIVDVNKYNFDLESKLEEKFNLSQSVVVSSIDEKSITRSLGIAGAEYLEKTLAKGDTIGVTLGKTLSEVANRLSFNTKLQISAVQLIGGLNIEYSALKPDEITRTIAEKLGGNPYLLYAPAIVENKETKDAIVSDEIFKTTIKNMEKCNIIMAGIGELNSDSTIYFNEEYTNHLISRECVGDIGFRWYNKFGEPVDHDYTDKTIGYNILENKSDALVIGVAGGKYKYESILAALKGNYLDVLITDADTAVRLIE, encoded by the coding sequence ATGACAAACAATAGCAATAGAGAACTAATAAAAGTCTCATACTATTATTATAAAAAAGGATTAACTCAAGCTGAAATAGCAAAAAAAATGCTTATCTCTAGACAAAAAGTGAATAGATTATTAAAGAAAGCTCTTAATGAAAATATAGTTCAAATTCAAATCGTAGATGTGAACAAATATAATTTTGATCTTGAATCAAAGCTAGAAGAAAAATTCAATCTATCTCAAAGCGTTGTAGTTTCTTCTATAGATGAAAAAAGTATAACTAGAAGTCTAGGTATAGCTGGTGCTGAGTATTTAGAAAAAACACTTGCAAAAGGAGATACTATAGGTGTTACACTTGGGAAAACATTATCTGAAGTTGCCAATAGACTATCCTTTAATACTAAATTACAAATATCTGCCGTTCAGCTAATAGGAGGACTCAATATAGAGTATTCAGCTTTAAAACCAGATGAAATAACTAGAACTATTGCAGAAAAATTAGGTGGCAACCCTTATTTATTATATGCTCCTGCTATAGTAGAGAATAAAGAAACCAAAGATGCAATAGTTTCTGACGAAATCTTTAAAACTACTATTAAAAATATGGAAAAATGCAATATTATAATGGCTGGTATAGGAGAATTAAATTCAGATAGTACTATATACTTTAACGAAGAATACACAAATCACCTTATATCTCGTGAATGCGTTGGAGATATTGGGTTTAGATGGTATAACAAATTTGGAGAACCTGTGGATCATGATTATACTGATAAGACTATAGGATATAACATACTTGAAAATAAGTCTGATGCTCTAGTTATAGGAGTAGCAGGTGGTAAGTACAAGTATGAATCTATATTAGCTGCATTAAAAGGCAACTACCTAGATGTTCTTATAACAGATGCAGATACAGCAGTACGATTAATTGAATAG
- a CDS encoding L-fuculose-phosphate aldolase, which produces MIFQDEREQIIEYGKKLIQSNLTKGTGGNISIFIRDKKLMAITPSGIDYFKLKPEDIIIMDLDGSIVDGTQKPSSEYSMHQIFYKNRDDINSVVHVHSTYSTTLACMNWDLPALNYLVAVSGGNNVRCAKYATFGTKELAENAFEAMKDRYGVFLANHGLLTGAKDLPNAFSKAEEIEFCAELYCRCKSLGQPKILSDEEMNKMLVLFQSYGQVKNSSSR; this is translated from the coding sequence TTGATATTTCAAGACGAAAGAGAACAGATTATCGAATATGGGAAAAAATTAATTCAAAGCAACTTAACTAAAGGAACAGGAGGTAATATCAGTATATTTATAAGAGATAAAAAATTAATGGCTATAACTCCAAGCGGAATTGACTATTTTAAATTAAAGCCAGAAGACATTATAATAATGGACCTTGATGGAAGTATCGTTGATGGAACTCAAAAGCCATCTAGTGAATATTCCATGCACCAGATATTTTATAAAAACAGAGATGATATTAACTCAGTTGTTCATGTGCACTCTACCTACTCCACTACTTTAGCTTGTATGAATTGGGATTTACCTGCTCTAAATTATCTAGTAGCTGTTTCAGGGGGAAACAATGTTAGATGCGCAAAGTATGCAACCTTTGGAACTAAAGAGCTTGCAGAAAATGCATTTGAAGCTATGAAAGACAGATACGGTGTATTTTTAGCAAACCACGGTCTATTAACAGGTGCAAAGGACTTGCCTAATGCTTTTAGTAAAGCAGAAGAAATTGAATTTTGTGCTGAATTATATTGCCGCTGTAAGTCTTTAGGTCAACCTAAGATACTTTCAGATGAAGAGATGAATAAAATGTTAGTTCTGTTTCAAAGCTATGGCCAAGTCAAAAATTCGTCTAGTCGCTAA
- a CDS encoding Na+/H+ antiporter NhaC family protein: MSKIGTDKKSSFKGLLPLIFFLLLFMGTGIITGNFTNMPLLLAFILASAFALLLDKEGSKTSLSDKIDIFSKSGGDSTIILMVVIFLLAGAFYSIADAMGAVSSMVNLGLSILPANMLLPGLFMVGCILSFSMGTSMGTITALAPIGVGIAQQTGLSLPLVLGTVIGSALFGDNLSFISDTTIAATRTQGVELRDKFKSNGLIVLPAVVTTLVILTFLSGGNANLETYEYSIVRIVPYFAIIISALIGLNVMVVLGIGIGSGALIGLFMGDFTVVELFGVLQRGMGWMEDLAIISVVVGGLVGLMNYYGGINYLLEKVTSKVKTAKGAQLGIAALVSLIDIATTNNTISIITAGPLAKDLSKEYDIDPRRTASILDIFSSAFQGIIPYGGQFLLAAGIGQISPVEIVPYSIYSFLMIVFGLAAIMFNFPRMKK; the protein is encoded by the coding sequence ATGAGTAAAATAGGAACAGATAAAAAAAGTAGTTTTAAAGGATTATTACCTTTGATATTTTTCTTATTATTATTTATGGGAACAGGAATTATAACAGGCAACTTTACTAATATGCCGCTTCTATTAGCTTTTATCCTTGCTTCTGCATTTGCTTTACTACTTGATAAAGAAGGTTCAAAAACATCTTTATCTGATAAAATCGATATTTTTTCTAAGTCTGGTGGAGATTCAACTATTATCTTAATGGTAGTTATATTCTTATTAGCTGGAGCTTTTTACTCTATAGCAGATGCTATGGGTGCTGTTAGTTCCATGGTAAACCTTGGATTAAGTATATTACCTGCAAATATGTTATTACCAGGATTATTTATGGTTGGATGTATTTTATCTTTCTCTATGGGTACTTCAATGGGAACTATAACTGCACTTGCTCCTATAGGTGTAGGTATAGCTCAGCAAACAGGTCTTAGCTTACCTCTAGTTTTAGGAACTGTTATAGGTAGTGCTTTGTTTGGAGACAATTTATCATTTATATCAGATACAACAATAGCTGCTACAAGAACTCAAGGTGTAGAGCTTAGAGATAAATTTAAATCAAATGGATTGATAGTTTTACCTGCTGTTGTAACTACTCTTGTAATTTTAACATTCTTATCTGGTGGAAATGCAAATTTAGAAACTTATGAGTATTCCATAGTTAGAATAGTCCCTTACTTTGCTATTATAATTAGTGCATTAATAGGTTTAAACGTTATGGTTGTTTTAGGAATCGGTATAGGATCTGGTGCATTAATAGGACTTTTCATGGGTGACTTTACTGTAGTTGAGCTATTCGGTGTATTACAAAGAGGAATGGGATGGATGGAAGATCTAGCTATAATATCTGTTGTAGTAGGTGGACTTGTTGGTCTTATGAATTACTACGGAGGAATCAACTATCTATTAGAAAAAGTTACATCTAAGGTTAAAACAGCAAAAGGTGCTCAATTAGGAATAGCTGCACTAGTTAGTTTAATAGATATAGCTACTACTAACAACACTATATCTATAATTACAGCAGGACCATTAGCAAAAGATTTATCAAAGGAATATGATATAGACCCAAGAAGAACTGCAAGTATTTTAGACATATTCTCATCTGCATTCCAAGGTATAATCCCTTACGGAGGACAATTCTTATTAGCTGCAGGAATTGGTCAAATATCACCTGTTGAAATAGTACCTTATTCAATATATTCATTCTTAATGATAGTGTTTGGATTAGCAGCAATTATGTTCAACTTCCCTAGAATGAAAAAATAA
- a CDS encoding S-methyl-5-thioribose-1-phosphate isomerase: MERVDKDLAFMLRYENVAWYDNKKVRILDRRIYPTEVKFVTCDNHKEVAKAIADMVTQSAGPYTAAGMGMALAAHECSSLSYKDQINYLEDAAFTLANARPTTANRMTLVVQGCLRVAKTAMENGNKVDEAIFEHTVKSMNNRYSRIGTVAKYLVDMFPQNGNIMTQCFGETIIGMMLKEAKSRNNNIKLFCPETRPYLQGARLTASVGYDQGFDVTVITDNMPAFTMQNKNIDLFTSAADSICLDGHIVNKVGTLQIAIAAKYFKIPYFVTGIPDKDYTNISQVKIEERDPSQVLEFRGIKNTMDGVKGYYPSFDITPPSLVSGVVTDKGILSPYDLNRYFESEVENYY; the protein is encoded by the coding sequence ATGGAACGAGTAGATAAAGACTTAGCTTTCATGCTTAGATACGAAAATGTAGCTTGGTATGATAATAAAAAAGTAAGAATATTAGATAGAAGAATTTATCCAACAGAGGTAAAATTCGTTACATGTGATAACCACAAAGAGGTTGCTAAAGCTATAGCAGATATGGTAACTCAAAGTGCTGGTCCCTATACCGCTGCAGGTATGGGGATGGCACTTGCAGCTCACGAATGCAGCAGCTTATCTTATAAAGATCAAATAAATTATTTAGAAGATGCAGCTTTCACACTTGCAAACGCAAGACCTACAACTGCAAATCGTATGACTTTGGTTGTTCAGGGGTGTTTGAGGGTTGCTAAGACTGCCATGGAAAATGGAAATAAAGTTGATGAAGCTATTTTTGAGCATACAGTTAAATCTATGAACAACCGCTACTCTAGAATAGGAACAGTAGCAAAATATCTAGTAGATATGTTCCCTCAAAACGGAAATATAATGACTCAATGCTTCGGAGAGACAATAATAGGTATGATGCTAAAAGAAGCAAAATCGAGAAATAATAACATCAAACTATTTTGTCCAGAAACAAGACCATACCTACAAGGAGCTAGACTTACTGCAAGCGTAGGTTATGATCAAGGATTTGATGTTACTGTAATAACAGACAATATGCCTGCCTTTACTATGCAGAATAAGAATATAGATTTATTTACATCAGCAGCAGATTCAATTTGCTTAGACGGACATATAGTAAATAAAGTTGGAACACTTCAAATAGCTATAGCAGCTAAATACTTTAAGATTCCATACTTCGTAACAGGAATCCCAGACAAAGACTACACTAACATATCACAAGTTAAAATCGAAGAAAGAGATCCGAGTCAAGTACTAGAATTCAGAGGAATTAAAAACACCATGGATGGAGTTAAAGGATACTACCCTTCTTTTGATATTACACCTCCTAGCTTAGTAAGCGGTGTAGTAACAGATAAGGGAATACTTAGTCCTTATGATTTAAACAGATATTTTGAATCCGAAGTAGAAAACTATTATTAA
- the mtnK gene encoding S-methyl-5-thioribose kinase — protein sequence MSRFNSHFRMNIEDAVLYAKEKLDIFDENANLEAEEIGDGNINYVFKVWDIDTKKSVIIKHADVVIRSSGNPLDIDRNRIEAEVLMLQSDLAPGLVPKVYKYDPIMCTLSMEDISDHINLRKELLKRKTFPKLADHITTFIVNTLLPTTDLVMNSANKKDNVKKFINKELCKISEDLVFTEPYIDYKGRNIILEENIDFVKKELYEDKELILEVGKLKNNFMNNAQALIHGDLHSGSIFVNQGSTKILDPEFAFYGPIGYDLGNVIGNLFFAWANNIVTNHNDDVEKFTSWISNTIKDIISLFKQKFITLYKESVTDVMAKEEYYMNWYLDTILSDTAGTAGLEIIRRVVGDSKVADITDIKDIDERIHAERILILAAKLFITNRDSIKSGDQYVNIFNTTVHHYIKEACNE from the coding sequence TTGTCTAGATTTAACTCACATTTTAGAATGAATATAGAAGATGCTGTACTATATGCAAAAGAAAAGCTGGATATATTCGACGAAAATGCCAATCTCGAAGCAGAAGAAATTGGAGATGGAAATATAAACTATGTATTTAAAGTATGGGATATAGATACAAAAAAATCAGTAATAATAAAACATGCTGATGTAGTTATTAGATCTTCAGGAAATCCTCTAGATATAGATAGAAATAGAATTGAAGCTGAAGTTTTAATGCTTCAATCAGATCTAGCTCCAGGATTGGTTCCAAAAGTATATAAATACGACCCTATAATGTGTACTCTATCAATGGAGGACATATCTGATCACATAAACCTAAGAAAAGAACTTTTAAAAAGAAAGACATTCCCAAAACTAGCAGATCATATAACGACATTCATAGTTAATACACTCTTACCTACTACAGACCTAGTAATGAATTCAGCTAATAAGAAAGATAACGTAAAAAAATTCATCAATAAAGAACTTTGTAAAATATCAGAAGATCTAGTATTCACAGAGCCATATATAGACTATAAAGGAAGAAACATAATATTAGAAGAAAATATAGACTTCGTAAAAAAAGAACTATATGAAGATAAAGAATTAATACTTGAAGTTGGCAAGCTTAAAAACAACTTTATGAACAACGCTCAAGCTCTAATACATGGAGATTTACACTCAGGATCAATATTTGTAAATCAAGGTTCTACCAAAATATTAGATCCAGAATTTGCTTTCTACGGACCTATTGGATATGATCTTGGAAACGTAATCGGAAATCTATTCTTCGCATGGGCAAATAATATCGTTACTAATCATAACGATGATGTAGAAAAATTCACTTCATGGATTTCAAATACTATAAAAGACATAATATCTTTATTCAAGCAAAAATTTATAACACTATACAAAGAATCAGTAACAGATGTAATGGCAAAAGAAGAATATTATATGAATTGGTATTTAGACACTATCCTATCTGATACAGCTGGAACAGCAGGACTTGAAATAATAAGAAGAGTCGTTGGAGATTCAAAAGTTGCAGATATTACAGATATAAAAGATATAGATGAAAGAATCCATGCTGAAAGAATATTAATACTAGCAGCTAAATTATTTATAACTAATAGAGATTCTATCAAATCAGGAGATCAATACGTGAATATATTTAATACTACAGTCCACCATTATATCAAGGAGGCATGTAATGAATAG
- a CDS encoding iron-containing alcohol dehydrogenase, whose amino-acid sequence MNSFYYYNPTELIFGKDSISKIKDHIPKTVKKVLLHYGRDSIKKSGLYDQVIDILKNNNIDIIELSGVTPNPKLSLVKEGINLCKDNNIDFILAVGGGSVIDSSKAIAAGIYYEGDVWDLFTKDIEVKKAMPIGVILTIPATGSESSSATIITNEDTLQKQGLENDLLRPKFAVLNPELTLTLPRKQTFAGIVDILSHVMERYFTNTKDVELTDTLCEATMRTVINNAYKLLNDPNDYCARAEIMLSGTMAHSGILGLGREEDWASHRIGHEITALYGTTHGITLSIILPAWMRYVYKENIERFSRFAKQVFGIDHNKTQEEIALIGIQKFEDFLKDIDIPTKLQDENIPCDKFSEMAKKCTSSGPVGRFVKIYEEDVIKILEMAR is encoded by the coding sequence ATGAATAGTTTCTATTATTATAATCCAACAGAATTAATCTTTGGAAAAGACTCTATCTCAAAAATAAAAGATCATATTCCTAAAACAGTAAAGAAAGTACTTCTTCACTACGGTAGAGACAGTATAAAAAAATCAGGTCTATATGATCAAGTAATAGATATATTAAAAAATAACAATATAGATATAATTGAACTTTCAGGAGTAACACCAAACCCAAAGCTATCTCTAGTAAAAGAAGGTATAAATCTTTGCAAAGATAATAATATAGACTTTATACTAGCTGTAGGAGGCGGAAGCGTTATAGACTCATCAAAAGCAATAGCCGCTGGAATATACTACGAAGGAGATGTATGGGATTTATTCACTAAAGACATAGAAGTAAAAAAAGCTATGCCAATAGGTGTAATACTAACAATCCCTGCAACAGGAAGTGAGAGCAGCTCAGCTACAATAATAACTAATGAGGATACACTTCAAAAACAAGGTCTAGAAAACGATCTTCTAAGACCTAAATTTGCAGTATTAAACCCAGAACTTACATTAACGCTACCGAGAAAACAGACATTTGCTGGTATAGTAGATATACTATCTCACGTTATGGAAAGATACTTTACTAATACTAAAGATGTTGAACTTACAGATACTCTATGTGAAGCTACAATGAGAACAGTAATAAACAATGCATATAAACTATTAAATGATCCTAATGACTACTGCGCAAGAGCTGAAATAATGCTAAGTGGAACCATGGCTCATAGCGGAATACTCGGCCTTGGAAGAGAAGAAGATTGGGCTAGCCATAGAATAGGTCACGAAATAACAGCTCTATACGGAACAACACACGGAATAACTTTATCAATAATACTTCCAGCATGGATGAGATATGTATATAAAGAAAACATTGAGAGATTCTCTAGATTTGCAAAGCAAGTATTCGGTATTGATCATAATAAAACACAAGAAGAAATAGCTCTCATTGGAATTCAAAAATTCGAAGATTTTTTAAAGGATATAGATATACCTACAAAATTACAAGATGAAAATATTCCTTGTGATAAATTCAGTGAAATGGCCAAGAAATGCACATCTTCAGGCCCTGTAGGAAGATTTGTTAAGATATATGAAGAAGATGTAATTAAAATATTAGAAATGGCAAGGTAA
- a CDS encoding Na+/H+ antiporter NhaC family protein, whose product MFNNKKLEFYGGEWMSFIPFIVFIVLIVMTTFVAGSISNGALWIPAFMALILAFFFAKDKKLYSEVIINGMASKEAIIPVVCWIFAGVFSRILRESGLASGIAGMSASLGIKGTFFIVVSFISSAVFATASGTGFGTIAAGMGVLYPAGIALGAHPALLAGSIVSGAAFGDNLAPVSDTTICSATSQGVDVPGVVKSRLKYALTAAVITLIGIIIYGMSYSGKVASVGTIEYNSMTLWMLVPVAITIWIAIKSGDIIIATTIGTVLASITAVMCGLIDFIQIDPGQEVTKKALFRVVGSGLDRTVDGVIYTGINSMIQVVMLAILLFGSIAIMRAGHGDIKLLESLGKIAKGAKGAELSIMLMTIVLSALMGLNAPAILAVGASFAKPLSRKHGISPYRTANLLDATSCTLVYSLPWTPAIIYTIGFTRDSIHPLAAMEVTPFVFYAFAMLAVMLVSVALGIGRNDNMK is encoded by the coding sequence ATGTTCAATAACAAGAAGCTTGAGTTTTATGGTGGGGAATGGATGTCTTTTATACCGTTCATAGTATTTATAGTTCTTATTGTTATGACTACATTTGTAGCTGGTTCTATTTCTAATGGAGCACTTTGGATTCCTGCATTTATGGCGCTTATTTTAGCATTTTTCTTTGCAAAGGATAAAAAACTTTATAGTGAAGTAATTATTAATGGTATGGCTAGTAAAGAAGCAATCATTCCTGTAGTATGTTGGATATTTGCTGGTGTTTTTTCTAGAATTCTTAGAGAATCAGGTCTTGCATCTGGTATTGCAGGTATGTCAGCATCACTTGGTATTAAAGGTACATTTTTTATAGTGGTATCATTTATTTCTTCAGCTGTATTTGCAACTGCATCAGGTACTGGATTTGGTACTATTGCAGCAGGTATGGGAGTTTTATATCCTGCAGGTATAGCATTAGGTGCACATCCAGCGTTATTAGCAGGTTCTATTGTATCAGGTGCTGCTTTTGGAGATAACTTAGCACCTGTTTCTGATACTACAATTTGTTCTGCTACATCACAAGGAGTAGATGTTCCTGGAGTTGTAAAGTCTAGACTTAAATATGCACTTACTGCGGCTGTTATAACACTAATAGGTATTATAATATATGGAATGAGTTATAGTGGGAAAGTAGCTTCTGTAGGAACTATTGAGTATAATTCTATGACACTTTGGATGTTAGTACCTGTTGCTATTACGATATGGATTGCAATAAAATCAGGTGATATTATTATAGCAACTACTATAGGTACTGTACTGGCAAGTATTACAGCAGTAATGTGTGGATTAATAGATTTTATTCAGATAGATCCAGGTCAAGAGGTAACTAAAAAGGCTTTATTTAGAGTTGTAGGTTCAGGTCTTGATAGAACTGTTGATGGTGTTATTTATACTGGTATAAATAGTATGATTCAAGTTGTTATGTTGGCAATATTATTGTTTGGATCTATAGCAATTATGAGAGCTGGCCATGGCGATATAAAGCTACTTGAATCTCTTGGTAAAATCGCTAAAGGAGCAAAGGGAGCAGAGTTGTCTATTATGCTTATGACAATAGTTCTATCTGCTTTAATGGGATTAAATGCACCGGCTATACTTGCTGTTGGAGCATCATTTGCAAAACCTCTTTCAAGAAAGCATGGTATTAGTCCATATAGAACAGCGAATCTTCTTGATGCAACTTCGTGTACATTGGTTTATTCACTGCCGTGGACACCAGCTATTATTTACACTATAGGGTTTACAAGAGATAGTATTCATCCGTTAGCTGCAATGGAAGTAACACCGTTTGTATTCTATGCATTTGCAATGTTAGCTGTTATGCTTGTAAGTGTTGCTCTAGGTATTGGTAGAAACGATAATATGAAATAG